The following coding sequences lie in one Notolabrus celidotus isolate fNotCel1 chromosome 6, fNotCel1.pri, whole genome shotgun sequence genomic window:
- the LOC117813953 gene encoding protein FAM180A-like produces MLPCRVLIVCLFYCCIRVGVRTSKQALFPAASRAKRGAEAGGKLTFQNSLEDVNLLYEILLAGTRFETSGEFSVHDAELASMRKTKNLEVICEEIIPRTLIDIVTLISNLSSHTGDLHPDDFEHILLTLVFTAQQMASSNEQQREMWAESFVSLYKAIKQDLTGKH; encoded by the exons ATGCTGCCCTGCAGGGTGCTCATTGTCTGCCTTTTCTACTGCTGCATCAGAGTGGGGGTCAGGACATCCAAACAAG CCCTCTTTCCAGCTGCAAGCAGAGCCAAGAGAGGGGCAGAAGCAGGGGGAAAGCTCACATTTCAAAACTCCCTGGAGGATGTTAACCTGTTATATGAG ATCCTGCTGGCTGGCACACGCTTTGAGACCAGCGGGGAGTTTTCAGTGCACGATGCCGAGCTGGCTTCAATGCGCAAGACAAAAAACCTGGAAGTCATCTGTGAGGAGATCATTCCCAGGACGCTTATCGACATAGTTACACTCATCTCTAATCTTTCAAGTCATACTGGTGATTTGCACCCGGACGATTTTGAGCATATCTTGTTGACCCTGGTTTTTACTGCCCAGCAGATGGCCTCCTCCAACgaacagcagagagaaatgTGGGCAGAGTCCTTTGTTAGTTTGTACAAAGCCATCAAGCAGGACCTGACAGGGAAACACTGA